A genomic segment from Orientia tsutsugamushi str. Boryong encodes:
- a CDS encoding transposase — translation MVILGNISFHKTVVVKSMIESVWCKLLYLPTYSLDLDLIEYYQFKVKDDIHKVSYLFNNFFDAVFYTLQCVITFSNRAIYNLHLRHHI, via the coding sequence ATAGTAATATTAGGTAATATAAGTTTTCATAAAACAGTTGTCGTTAAGTCTATGATAGAATCAGTATGGTGTAAATTATTATATCTTCCAACTTATTCTCTAGATTTGGATCTAATTGAGTATTATCAGTTTAAAGTTAAAGATGACATACACAAAGTATCTTACTTATTTAACAACTTTTTTGATGCTGTTTTTTACACTTTACAATGTGTAATTACATTTTCGAATAGAGCTATATATAACTTACATCTTAGGCATCATATTTAG
- a CDS encoding IS630 family transposase, with translation MARRYSYDLRMKIFKAVDDGLSIVKACKIFNISRNTIYRWKHLKWETGDIKAKPYGPAKGYNAKIDLKEFEELIINHHDKTAKELSIILGNRLQRTRINYYRKLLGYTYKKTHLHPKRDTVLRNEFIEKIKQISKEDLVFIDESGIEDNACREYGWSIKGTRCYGNKAYQYKSRVSMIAGLCNNQIIAPVIFEGNCNKEIFTTYVETILIKELHPGQIVIMDNINFHKNNTIKVLIESVGCSILFLPTYSPDLNPIEHYWFKIKNEIRKVTAQFKDISMTVAHVMQFI, from the coding sequence ATGGCAAGAAGATACAGTTATGATTTAAGAATGAAGATATTCAAAGCGGTAGATGATGGACTATCAATTGTTAAAGCATGTAAAATATTCAATATAAGTCGTAATACGATATATAGATGGAAACATCTTAAATGGGAAACAGGAGATATTAAAGCAAAACCTTATGGACCAGCAAAAGGTTATAATGCAAAAATAGATCTCAAAGAATTTGAGGAGTTAATTATCAATCATCATGATAAAACAGCTAAAGAATTAAGTATTATACTAGGTAATAGATTACAAAGAACTAGAATAAATTATTATAGAAAACTACTAGGATACACTTATAAAAAAACTCATCTTCATCCCAAAAGGGATACTGTGTTAAGGAATGAGTTTATAGAGAAGATAAAGCAAATTTCTAAAGAAGATCTAGTATTCATTGATGAGTCAGGAATAGAGGATAATGCTTGTAGAGAATATGGATGGAGTATAAAAGGTACTAGATGTTATGGCAATAAAGCTTATCAATATAAATCCAGGGTCAGTATGATAGCAGGGCTTTGTAATAATCAAATTATAGCACCAGTAATATTTGAAGGAAATTGTAATAAAGAAATATTTACAACTTATGTAGAAACTATATTAATCAAAGAATTGCACCCTGGACAAATAGTAATTATGGATAATATCAACTTCCATAAGAATAATACAATTAAAGTATTAATAGAATCGGTGGGCTGCAGTATTCTATTCTTACCTACATATAGTCCAGATTTAAATCCTATAGAACATTATTGGTTTAAGATTAAGAACGAAATAAGAAAAGTTACTGCTCAATTCAAAGATATTAGCATGACTGTAGCACACGTAATGCAGTTTATCTGA
- a CDS encoding cold-shock protein: protein MATGIVKWYNSVKGYGFIQPSEKVKDGGKMEDVFVHATAVVAAGVADLKEGQRVSFQIGSQKGRIYATNLVLD, encoded by the coding sequence ATGGCAACAGGTATAGTAAAGTGGTATAATTCTGTCAAGGGGTATGGATTCATTCAGCCTTCAGAAAAGGTTAAAGATGGCGGAAAAATGGAAGATGTTTTTGTGCATGCTACTGCAGTAGTAGCAGCTGGAGTAGCTGATCTTAAGGAAGGGCAAAGAGTAAGTTTTCAGATAGGATCTCAAAAAGGTAGAATTTATGCTACAAATTTAGTGCTAGACTAA
- a CDS encoding YgfZ/GcvT domain-containing protein, which translates to MHSYHLLNNRAILELSGCDASNFLLRITTNVIPAANGEAKYSMILSPQGRFLFDFFLINNHNTFFIDCLASIKNALLSKLHMFKLRSKVQINDVSDFYDVIYSQFYINDSNLHHLNLNTAKLVTQYRDPRFNQMGFRLLTEKLHSCNLVNSNTDVYLVDKYKFAIPDGEIDIPSNKAIPPEYGADRLNAISYSKGCYIGQELISRIKSQGVVRKKIYHATSDENLLNVAPQTPIMHNSNIIGYWCSSYYTQGIALIRESSDQNNIFTKQEITVDSAKIKLSIPQWQIT; encoded by the coding sequence ATGCATAGTTATCATTTATTAAATAACAGAGCAATTTTAGAATTATCTGGTTGCGATGCATCTAATTTTTTATTAAGAATTACCACAAATGTTATACCTGCAGCAAATGGGGAAGCTAAGTATTCTATGATTTTAAGTCCTCAAGGTAGATTTTTATTTGATTTTTTCCTTATCAATAATCATAACACTTTTTTTATTGATTGTTTAGCGAGTATCAAAAATGCTCTTCTATCAAAATTGCATATGTTCAAGCTTAGATCAAAAGTGCAAATCAATGATGTAAGTGACTTCTATGATGTAATATATAGCCAATTTTATATAAATGATAGTAACTTACATCATCTTAATCTTAATACTGCAAAATTAGTAACTCAATATCGAGATCCTAGATTTAATCAAATGGGATTTAGATTGTTAACTGAAAAACTACATTCTTGTAACTTAGTTAATTCAAATACTGATGTATATTTAGTTGATAAATATAAGTTTGCAATACCTGATGGAGAAATTGATATACCATCTAACAAAGCCATTCCTCCTGAGTATGGTGCTGATAGATTAAATGCTATAAGTTATTCTAAAGGATGTTATATAGGACAAGAATTAATATCTAGAATTAAATCTCAAGGAGTAGTACGAAAAAAAATATATCATGCTACTAGCGATGAAAATTTACTTAATGTTGCACCTCAAACTCCAATTATGCATAATAGCAATATTATAGGTTACTGGTGCTCTAGTTACTATACACAAGGTATAGCATTAATTAGAGAAAGTAGCGATCAAAATAATATTTTTACTAAACAAGAAATTACAGTAGATAGCGCTAAAATAAAACTTAGCATTCCTCAATGGCAAATAACATAA